The sequence AGTTTAAAAACAATAACGATCTGGCACCGACCTGGTCATAGCCCCGTCAAGTAGACAGTAAGAAAAGAGTATGTTAAGCGGCGATCGTTTCCCTGTATTCGACTGGGGAGCGGTCGCCGAGTTTTTTCTGAAAACGTTCGGTGTTGTAGTACAAGATGTACTCAGCAATTTT is a genomic window of Paenibacillus sp. containing:
- a CDS encoding IS3 family transposase, giving the protein MAEYILYYNTERFQKKLGDRSPVEYRETIAA